Sequence from the Desulfovibrio sp. X2 genome:
GCGCCCCGCCCCCTTCGGCGTTTTCGTCCCTTGAGCCTTTGTCGGTCCCTCCTCCGGCTCAGAGGTCGAGCACCAGGGGCTCGCCCGGGGCCACGGCGTGCTGCTCGTCGTTGCAGGCGACCACGGCCTGGCGGCGGCCCTTGGATTCCAGGCGGACCAGCGCCCGTTCGTGCGTCAGCTCCAGGTAGAACCAGAGCCCGCGGTGGGTGAAGCGGAAGGCCAGCCCGTGCCAGTTGGACGGCAGCCGCGGCGAGAGGCAGGGGTGCTCGCCGGAGAGGTCGAGCCCGGCGAAGTGGCGCATGACGATCTGCAGCGTCCCGGCCATGACCCCGCTGTGGATGCCTTCCTGCGTGGTCCCGCCCTGGGTGTCGAAAACGTCGGAGGCGAGCGCCTCGCGGAACCAGCGCCAGGATTCGTCGCCTTCCTCCACCTCGGCCGCGACCACGGCGTGGACCACCTTGGAGAGCGTGGAGCCGTGGCTCGTGCGGCGCACGTAATAGGCGTAGTTGCGGCGCAGGAGGTCGGTCGCGTCGGGCACGTGGTAGCCGAGGTTCCAGAGCAGGGCGTGCACCTCCTCCGCGGGCAGGGCGTACCAGAGCATCAGCACGTCGGCCTGCTTGGCCACCTTGTAGTTGTCCGGGCTGTCGCCCTCGGCCTTCAGGATGCGGTCCATGCGGCCGATGCTGTAGTAGCGCTTGCGGTAGCGCTCCCAGTCGAGCTCGGGCAGGGCGGTGTAGCCCTCGAACTGGCTGAGCACGCCGTATTCGGCAAAGGGCACGTACATGCGCGTGGTCATCTCGCGCCAGACGTCGAGCTCCTCGGGCGACAGGCCGACGCGCCCGCCCACCTGGCGGCGGAGCCCCGCCGAAAGGCTCCTCCACAACTCCAGGGCGCGGCGCATGAGCCAGGCGACCATGACGTTGGTGTAGGCGTTGTCCGGCAGGCCGGGCTCCTCCGCGTCCGGCAGCTTCTCGTGGAACTCGTCCGGCCCCATGACGCCCCGGATGTGGTAGCGCCCGTCCCCCTCCTTCTTTGCCAGAGAGGCCCAGAAGCGGGCGATCTCGAGCATGACCTCCGCGCCCTCGCGGCGCACGAAGGCGTGGTCGCCGCCCACGGCCGCGTGGCGCCAGAGGTTGTAGAAGACCGCGATGGAGACGTGGCGCTGGTTGCGCGAGAGGTCCGGCCCCCATTCGCCGGATTCCGGGTTGTAGTGCACCTCCTGCGTCTCCTCGCTTCCGTCGTCCGCGGACTGCCAGGGGTAGCAGGCGCCGAAGAGGCCGAGCGACGAGGCCAGGGCGCGGGCCGCGTCCAGGCGGCGCACGCGGTAGAGGAGCAGTGCCCTGGCCACGCGCGGGAAGTTCAGCTCGTAGAAGGGCATGATGAACAGCTCGTCCCAGAAGATGTGGCCGCGGTAGGCCTCGCCGTGCAGCCCGCGCGCGGGCGCGCCCGCGTCCAGGCGCGTGTTGTGCGCCGAGGCCGCGGAGAGCAGGTGGTAGATGTGCAGGCGCAGGATCTTCTGGGCGAAGCGGTCGTGGGTGACGCACAGGTCCGCCGTGTGCCAGAGCTTCTTCCAGGCGCGCAGGTGCGGGGAGAGCAGCCGCTCGAAGGTCGGGGCGCGGGAGAGCGAGGTCTCGGCCAGGGCCGCGAGGTCGCTGCCGGGCTCGTGGTGCAGGCTCGCGTGCACGGCCACGATCTTCTCGATGACGCAGGTGGCGGATTCCTCGAGGAAGATCTTGAAGGTCTCGCTGATGGCGGCGCCGTCACGCGTCACGTGGCGCGCCAGGGCCACCTCCTCCTGGCCGACCGTGGCCCGCGTGCGGGCGCGCATGCAGACCTCGTGGCCCGAGGCGCGCGTGCGCACGCGCAGGAGCAGGCCGTCCTGCGCGGGCGCGGCCTGCACGAGCTCCAGGTGGCGGCCCGCGAGCTCCTTGTAGCGGGCCACGCCCTCGTTCTGCACGTTGCCGTCAAGGCCCGCCCGCACGGTCAGGATCTCGGACCAGTTGAGCGGGGTGAGCGCGTAGCGCAGGCCGCACAGGTGGGGGTCGGCCATGGAGGTCAGGCGGGTGATCTCGATGCGCGTGAGCCTGCCCAGCCCGTCGCGGCAGATGAGGATGCGGCGGTGAAGGCCCGCGCGCATGTCCAGGCTGTGGCAGTAGGTCAGGATCTCCATGGCCAGCGGGCTCTGGAAGCCGCTGTGGCCGATGCCGATCTCGAGCGGCAGCCAGTTGGGGCAGTTGACCAGGTCGTTGTTGGCCACGGTGCGGCCGTGCACGTCGCTCTCGGCCTTGTCGTAGAGCCCGGCCACGTAGGTGCCCGGATAGAAGTTGAAGGAGGCGCGCTCGCCCTCGAAGGCGCCGCGCGTGGCGAAGTGGCCGTTGCCCGTGGCGGTCAGCGTCTCGCGCAGCTTCTCGTCGCCGGGATCGAAGCCGTGCCAGGCGATGTGCCAGGCGTCCTCTCCCATGCCCTCGGCAAACCAGCGCTGCACCTGCGTCAGGTCGAGCTCGCCCAGGTCCTGGACCACGATGTCCGCGCCGAAGCGGCGCAGCAGCTCGGCGTCCGTGTTGCGGGCCACACCCACCACGAGCCCGAAGTTGCCCTTCTGCCCGGCCTGCACGCCGGAGATGGCGTCCTCCACCACGATGCATTCCCCGGCGTCCGCGCCGATGCGGCGCGCTGCCTCGACGAAGATGTCCGGCTCGGGCTTGCCGGAAAGCCCCAGTTCCTCGGAGACCGAGCCGTCGACCACCGCGTCGAAGAGCTTCTTCAGCCCGGCGAGGTCGAGGACCAGGGAGGCGTTCTTGGAGGACGAGGCCACGGCCACGCCGATGCCCGCGGCGCGCAGCGCCTCCACGAAGGCGATGGACGAGGCGAAGACCTCCGGCCCCTGCTCGCGCAGGAGCGACTGGAAGAGGTCGTTCTTGCGGTTGCCCAGGCCGCAGATCGTGCGCGTCTTCGGGCTGTCCGTGGTCTCGCCGTAGGGCAGCTTGATGCCGCGCGACTCCAGGAAGGCCTTCACGCCCGCGTAGCGCGGCTTGCCGTCCACGTGCTTGGCGTAGTCGTCGAAGCGGTCGAAGGGCAGGAAGGGGGTGTTGTTCTCCGCGGCGTAGTCCTGCAGGAAGTCGTTGAACATCTGCTCCCAGGCCTGGGCGTGGACCTTGGCCGTGGCCGTCAGGACGCCGTCGAGGTCGAAGACCGCGCCGCGCGGTTCGGGATGGATCATGGGGCCTCCTTTTGCGTGGTCCCGCCGATGCCCGCTTCGGCCGCCCGGCCGAGCGCCGTGACCAGCACGTCGGGCGCGGACACGGTCTGCGAGTCTGCGCAGGCCTCGGGGAGCTCGCGCGCGAGGTTCTCGTCCGTGGTCACCAGCAGGGCCAGGGGCGCGGGCGAGCGTTCCGCCACGGCCCGGATCATGGGCAGGTCCGATGCCGTGTCGCCGCACACGAGCACCGGCCCCAGGGCCAGGGCGAGGTCGAGGCTCCGCTCGAGGAAGCGCACGGCCTCACCCTTGTCGAAATCACGCGAGGCGTGGGCGAGCTTCAGCACCACCTCCACGTCGAGGCCGGTGTCCTCGATGGAGAGGTCGCGGCCCTCGGGGTCGAGGTCGCGCACGAGGCCCGCCACCTCGTCCAGGAAGCGCCTGGAGTCAGCGGCCGGAACGGAGTCCGAGACGTCCTGCCGGGCCATGGTGAGCTGGCCGAACTTGACCTGAAAGCCCGAGCCGATGAGGCCGAACTTGCGGTTTTCGGGCCGCTCGAGCAGCCCGCGCAGCTCCCCGGCCAGGCGGTCGAGCAGGGCCTGCTGGCGCTTCGGCGCCTTCTCCTCGTGGCGTCGCCCGGCGATGTCCAGGCACTCGCGCCCCTTGGACGCGGCCAGGTGGAAGCTGCCCGGGGGCATGACCGAGACGTCGAGGAGCCCGGGGCCCGAAAGCGGGGCCGAGGTCAGGATCAGGGGGTGCCGCGCGCCCACGCGGGCGAAGCGGCAGAGAAAGACGGCGTTGTAGGCCGACTGGATCGAGGAGCGGTAGCGGCCGCAGTAGTTGTTGACCGTGCCGTCGCGGTCCGTGAGCAGCGCCTGCAGGCGCCTGCCTCCCGCGGCCCCGGCGATGCGCGCCGCAAGCGCCTCGCTCTCCGCACCGAGCCCCGGGTGCAGGCGCTCGAGCAGGGCCAGGAGGGCCTCCTCGCCCTGGTCCAGATAGGTCAGGTCCTTGTCCAGCTCGCCGATCTCGTAGGAGAGATCGGCCGTGACGCGCAGGCCCGGCTCCACGAGCAGCCCGCGGTTCGCGCCCTCGCCCGGCAGGGCCGAGAGGGCTTCGCGCACACGGGCCAGGACGTCGCGCTCCTTGGGCGGAACCGGACGGTTCTCGAGCAGGGCGGACACGGCCGCGCGCCTGGCCCGGGCCGTGGATTCCATCAGGCCGTAGAAGTCGCCGAGGGTGGTCTCGCCGCCGTCGGCGCCCGGGCGTGCGCCGCTTTCGGCGGGGGATGGTCCGTTCACGCAGTCTCCTTGTCTCGGGCCGTCGCCATGGCCCGTTGTTCCCGAGGCGGGTCTCCCAAGGGCTCGCCAGTATGTCATGTAGGCAAAAGGAAGGAAAAATGGCAAGACGAAAGCCCGCATTCACAGGCCCCCGCGTTGACAGAAGGCCGGGAGCACGCATAATGACTGCGGGGACTGTCGTCCGCATTCCAGCCACTTGCAGAGGGAGGTACCATGCCGCTCGTTTCCCCGAAGGAAATGTTCGCCAAGGCCTATGACGGCAAATACGCCGTCGGCGCCTTCAACGTGAACAACATGGAGATCATTCAGGGCATCATGGCCGCCGGAGCGGAGGAGCGCGCCCCGCTCATCCTCCAGGTTTCGGCCGGAGCGAGGAAATACGCAGGCCAGCGCTACATCGTGAAGCTCATGGAAGCGGCCCTGGAGGAGACCGACCTCCCGGTGGTCCTGCACCTGGACCACGGCCAGGACTTCGATATCTGCAAGAAGGTCATCGAGGGCGGCTTCACCTCGGTCATGATCGACGGTTCGCACCATCCCTTCGAGGAGAACATCCGCGTCACCAAAGAGGTGGTGGACTACGCGCACGAGCGCGGCGTCTGGGTCGAGGCCGAACTCGGCGTGCTCGCGGGCGTGGAGGACGAGGTCAGCGCCGAGCACCACGTCTACACCGACCCGGACCAGGCGGTGGAGTTCGTGGAGCGCACCGGCTGCGACTCCCTGGCCGTCGCCATCGGCACGAGCCACGGCGCCTACAAGTTCAAGTGCGAGCCCAAGCTCGACTTCGAGCGCCTGGGGGTCATCACCGACCGGCTGCCCGGCTACCCCCTGGTGCTGCACGGCGCCTCCTCGGTGCTGCCCGAGTTCGTCCAGATGGCCAACGCCCACGGCGGCGAGATCGCCGGGGCCTGCGGCGTGCCCGAGTCGCTCCTGCGCAAGGCCGCGACCTACGGCGTGTGCAAGATCAACATCGACACCGACATCCGCCTGGCCATGACCGCCGTGGTCCGCAAGCACTTCGCCGAGCATCCCGGGGACTTCGACCCCCGGCAGTACCTCGGCCCCGCGCGCACAGCGGTCAAAGAGATGGTCCAGCACAAGATCCGGCACGTGCTCGGCTGCAGCAACGCGGTCTGAGCCCGGCCCTCACGGCGCACGCATAACATTCAAGGATAAAGCGAGGAGCAGCAATGGCGATCAAGATCGGACTCAACGGCTGGGGCCGCATCGGCCGCTACCTGGCGCGCCTCATGGCCGAGGACGGTTTCCCCCTGGACCTGGCCGTGATCAACGCGCGGGCCTCCAACTCGGACCTGGCGCACCTCTTCAAGTACGACTCGGTGCACAGGACCTTCAAGGGCGAGGTCTCGACCTGGGAGAACGGCATCGTCATCGCGGGCAAGAAGATCGTGGTCACCCGCTCGGCCCCGTGCGAGTGGGAGTGGGCCCAGAACGGGTGCGACCTGGTCATCGAGTCCACGGGCAAGTTCACCGACCGCGCCTCGTGCGAGAAGCACATCGAGCGCGGCGCGAAGAAGGTGATCATCAGCGCGCCGGGCAAGAACCCGGACGTGACCGTGGTCATGGGCGTGAACCACAAGGACTACGACCCCAAGAGCCACAGGATCATCTCCTCCGCCTCCTGCACCACCAACTGCCTGGCCCCGGTGGCCAAGGTGCTGCACGACACCTTCGGCATCAGGCACGGTCACATGACCACCGTGCACTCCTACACCATGAGCCAGCGCATCCTGGACGGCTCGCACAAGGACCTGCGCCGCGGCCGCGCCGCCTGCATGAGCATGCTGCCCACGACCACCGGCGCCGCCAAGGTGGTGGGCGTGGTCCTGCCCGAGCTTGCGGGCAAGCTCGACGGCATCTCCGTGCGCGTGCCCACGCCGGACGGCTCCCTGGTCGACCTCGTGGTCGAGCTGGCGCGCCGGACCACGGCCGAGGAGGTCAACGCGGCGCTCAAGGCCGCGGCCGACGAGCACATGGGCTACACCGAGGTCCCCCTGGTCTCCACGGACTACATCGGCGACACCCACGGCGGCGTGGTGGACGGCCTGTGCACCAGCGTGCTCGGCGGCACCCAGGCCAAGGTCCTCATCTGGTACGACAACGAGGCCGGCTTCACCAACCAGCTGAACCGCCTGGCGGCCATGGTCGCGAAGTCCATGTAGCCTCTTTCGGCGCCGAAGAAGCGCGTGGCGGCCTCGCTGCGAAAAATCCGCGCCCCCGCGCATGCGCAAAGCGCGTCGGGCGCGGATTTTTTTGCTCCTTTTCCCCGGCGTATTGCGGCGCATTGCGCTGCCTTGGGGGGCATGCCTTCGCCTCTTCCGGTGCACCACGCCCAGGTGCCCCTGTCCATGGACCTTGCGCGCCGCACGCGGTCCTCGGGCCGGTGTCCGGCCCCGCGGGGGGATGGTCCAGGAAGGGGCGCGCAGCCCCTGCCCGGCGCCCGAGCCGTTCCCGGACGCCGGGCCGTCCGCGCCGGGCGCTTTACAGCGCGCGTCCGAGCCTCTACAGTCCGCCCATGCCGCGTTTCCGTTTCCGCCTCCTGCCCGAGACAGACAAGTACACGCCCGTCGAGCGGCTGCTGCGCCTCCTGGCGCTGATGCTGGTCTTCGGCGTGGTCGTGTGGGCCTTCTGGAAGCAGAACGAGAAGATCATCGCCCGCCTGGAGAACAGGCAGACGGTGTCGGACACCGCGGGCTACCTGAACGAACGGCAGCGCTCCTTCATCAAGGGATTTCGCGACGGACTGAAGGAGCGATACGGGCTGGACTTCAAGCTCAAGATAGTCAAGGGGGAGCTGCGCGAGCCCCCGCAAACCGACTCCAAGACATTCTTCCTGCTGCTCGCGCCGGAAAGCCATCGTCTCCTGATGCGCATGCCGCCGATACTCTCCTCGGCCCTGGGCAAGAAATTCCTGGACGAACTGCAGCAGAACCACCTCGAGACCTTCTGGCAACAGGACGACTGGCAGGACGAGCTGATCATCGTCCTGGCCTCGGTCTGGGAACGGCTCGACAGTCTTGGCGCCACAAAAGGCGGATGACACCGTGAAACACATTGCCGTCTTCACCGACGGTTCCTGCCTGGGCAACCCGGGACCGGGCGGCTCCTGCGCCGTGCTGCGCTACGGGGACCAGGAAAAGACCCTGGCCAAGGGCTATCGCCTGACGACCAACAACCGCATGGAGCTGCGCGCCGTGCTGGACGCCCTGGAAAGCCTCAACGAGCCGTGCAGCGTGGACCTGACGACCGACTCCCAGTACGTGCGCAACGCCATCACCAAGGGCTGGCTCAAGGGCTGGCAGAAGAACGGCTGGCGCACCGCGGACAAGAAGCCGGTCAAGAACCAGGACCTCTGGCGGCAGCTCATTCCGCTGCTCGCGCGTCACGAGGTGAACTTCCACTGGACGCGCGGCCACTCGGGCCACGCCGAGAACGAGCTGTGCGACCGTCTCGCCCGGCAGGCCGCGGGCGGACGCGACCTGGCCGAGGACCAGGGCTTCGCGGGCTAGGACCCGCGGCATATCCGGGCCGGGGGAAGGCGTCGTCACCTGGGCGGATTCTTCCCCTGCGCGCCGGGCGCCGGAATATCCCATAAGCGTATTTTTCGCTGCCCGGGCACATGCCGCAACCTGTCGTCCCGCCGCATCTTTCCGGAAAAAATCCGCGACATGTGCCTCTCGCGTCCGATCGGCTGGACATGGAATCATTTTCGTGCAACGCTGGATTTGTTGCAAAAAATCTTAAAACAAGGGATGTTACCGTCGTATTTTGGGAGGTGTGTCCATGCGCAACAACACGTTGCGTCTCAAGCCGCGGCGACCGCCGACGGATCTTGAAGGGGCCATAGGATATACGTTCAAGGACCACGGCCTGCTCCTGCTCGCCCTGACCCACTCGTCGCATCTGAACGAGAGCGGCGAGACGGCGGACAGCAACGAGCGGCTGGAGTTTTTGGGCGACGCGGTCATCGAACTGGTGGTCTCCGACGAGCTCTACCGGCGCTTCCCCGAGGAGCGCGAGGGCGAGCTGACGCGGCTTCGCGCGCGGCTGGTCAAGGAGCAGAGCCTGGCCGAGCTGGCCCGGGGAATCGGGCTGCCCGACTACATCATGCTCGGTCGGGGCGAGGAGGCCCAGGGCGGCAGGGAGCGCGACTCGCTCCTGGCCGACGCCCTGGAGGCCGTCATCGGCGCCGTCTACCTGGACGGCGGCTTCGAGGCCGTGGTGCGCTGTTCGCACGCGCTCCTGTCCGGCAAGTGGCCGGAGAGCCCCGACGCCCCGAAGGTCAAGGACTTCAAGACCAGGCTGCAGGAACTGACGCAGCAACGCTACAAGGCGCGTCCGGAGTATGCCCCGGCCGGAATGCACGGCCCGGACCACGCCAAGGTCTACGTGGTCGCCGTCCGCCTGCCCGACGGACGCGAGTTCAGGGCCGAGGGCGCGAGCAAGAAGAAGGCCGAGCAGCGCGCGGCCGACCTCGCCCTGCAGACCCTCGAGGCCGAAGCCGCCGCATCGCCCGGGCCGTCCGCGCCCGAATCCTAGCCCTTTCCCCTGCCGCGCGGCCGCCCACCCGGGCGGCCCCTGCGCCGCAAAAAAAGCGGGCCGCTCTCGCTTCGCGAAAGCGGCCCGCCGCGTGATCGGCGTGTCC
This genomic interval carries:
- a CDS encoding beta-phosphoglucomutase family hydrolase produces the protein MIHPEPRGAVFDLDGVLTATAKVHAQAWEQMFNDFLQDYAAENNTPFLPFDRFDDYAKHVDGKPRYAGVKAFLESRGIKLPYGETTDSPKTRTICGLGNRKNDLFQSLLREQGPEVFASSIAFVEALRAAGIGVAVASSSKNASLVLDLAGLKKLFDAVVDGSVSEELGLSGKPEPDIFVEAARRIGADAGECIVVEDAISGVQAGQKGNFGLVVGVARNTDAELLRRFGADIVVQDLGELDLTQVQRWFAEGMGEDAWHIAWHGFDPGDEKLRETLTATGNGHFATRGAFEGERASFNFYPGTYVAGLYDKAESDVHGRTVANNDLVNCPNWLPLEIGIGHSGFQSPLAMEILTYCHSLDMRAGLHRRILICRDGLGRLTRIEITRLTSMADPHLCGLRYALTPLNWSEILTVRAGLDGNVQNEGVARYKELAGRHLELVQAAPAQDGLLLRVRTRASGHEVCMRARTRATVGQEEVALARHVTRDGAAISETFKIFLEESATCVIEKIVAVHASLHHEPGSDLAALAETSLSRAPTFERLLSPHLRAWKKLWHTADLCVTHDRFAQKILRLHIYHLLSAASAHNTRLDAGAPARGLHGEAYRGHIFWDELFIMPFYELNFPRVARALLLYRVRRLDAARALASSLGLFGACYPWQSADDGSEETQEVHYNPESGEWGPDLSRNQRHVSIAVFYNLWRHAAVGGDHAFVRREGAEVMLEIARFWASLAKKEGDGRYHIRGVMGPDEFHEKLPDAEEPGLPDNAYTNVMVAWLMRRALELWRSLSAGLRRQVGGRVGLSPEELDVWREMTTRMYVPFAEYGVLSQFEGYTALPELDWERYRKRYYSIGRMDRILKAEGDSPDNYKVAKQADVLMLWYALPAEEVHALLWNLGYHVPDATDLLRRNYAYYVRRTSHGSTLSKVVHAVVAAEVEEGDESWRWFREALASDVFDTQGGTTQEGIHSGVMAGTLQIVMRHFAGLDLSGEHPCLSPRLPSNWHGLAFRFTHRGLWFYLELTHERALVRLESKGRRQAVVACNDEQHAVAPGEPLVLDL
- the gap gene encoding type I glyceraldehyde-3-phosphate dehydrogenase; translated protein: MAIKIGLNGWGRIGRYLARLMAEDGFPLDLAVINARASNSDLAHLFKYDSVHRTFKGEVSTWENGIVIAGKKIVVTRSAPCEWEWAQNGCDLVIESTGKFTDRASCEKHIERGAKKVIISAPGKNPDVTVVMGVNHKDYDPKSHRIISSASCTTNCLAPVAKVLHDTFGIRHGHMTTVHSYTMSQRILDGSHKDLRRGRAACMSMLPTTTGAAKVVGVVLPELAGKLDGISVRVPTPDGSLVDLVVELARRTTAEEVNAALKAAADEHMGYTEVPLVSTDYIGDTHGGVVDGLCTSVLGGTQAKVLIWYDNEAGFTNQLNRLAAMVAKSM
- the fba gene encoding class II fructose-1,6-bisphosphate aldolase, producing MPLVSPKEMFAKAYDGKYAVGAFNVNNMEIIQGIMAAGAEERAPLILQVSAGARKYAGQRYIVKLMEAALEETDLPVVLHLDHGQDFDICKKVIEGGFTSVMIDGSHHPFEENIRVTKEVVDYAHERGVWVEAELGVLAGVEDEVSAEHHVYTDPDQAVEFVERTGCDSLAVAIGTSHGAYKFKCEPKLDFERLGVITDRLPGYPLVLHGASSVLPEFVQMANAHGGEIAGACGVPESLLRKAATYGVCKINIDTDIRLAMTAVVRKHFAEHPGDFDPRQYLGPARTAVKEMVQHKIRHVLGCSNAV
- the rnc gene encoding ribonuclease III, whose amino-acid sequence is MRNNTLRLKPRRPPTDLEGAIGYTFKDHGLLLLALTHSSHLNESGETADSNERLEFLGDAVIELVVSDELYRRFPEEREGELTRLRARLVKEQSLAELARGIGLPDYIMLGRGEEAQGGRERDSLLADALEAVIGAVYLDGGFEAVVRCSHALLSGKWPESPDAPKVKDFKTRLQELTQQRYKARPEYAPAGMHGPDHAKVYVVAVRLPDGREFRAEGASKKKAEQRAADLALQTLEAEAAASPGPSAPES
- the rnhA gene encoding ribonuclease HI, with the translated sequence MKHIAVFTDGSCLGNPGPGGSCAVLRYGDQEKTLAKGYRLTTNNRMELRAVLDALESLNEPCSVDLTTDSQYVRNAITKGWLKGWQKNGWRTADKKPVKNQDLWRQLIPLLARHEVNFHWTRGHSGHAENELCDRLARQAAGGRDLAEDQGFAG